From the Caldalkalibacillus thermarum genome, the window TCAAAAATATGTTGATCATCGCTATTGTAATTGAAGGCATCGGTGCGGTTATCTTGGGGACCTATTACCTGAATTATTTTGACCCCTGGCACGAGGCTTTTCTGCAGGGGGCTTTTGCCAGCTTATCGGCATTTACCAATGCCGGTTTTGACATCACCGGCCAATCCCTCATTCCCTTTGCCCATGATTATTTTGTGCAGGTGGTCACCATGCTGCTCATTGTTGCCGGGGCCATTGGGTTTCCCGTGCTGGTGGAGTTGAAAGAGTATTTAAGCGGCAAACATCGTCAATACCGTTTTTCATTATTCACCAAAGTAGCGGTGACGACGTATCTCGTGTTGCTTGTGTTTGGGGCGGTTTCCATCTGGCTTTTAGAACGGGGGCATTATTATGCAGGGATGGCCTGGCACCAACAGCTGTTTTTCTCGTTGTTTAACTCTGTCACAGCGAGAAGTGCGGGATTGGCCACCATGGATATCGCCCAGTATAGCGTAGCCACCTTATTGTTAATCTCCGGGCTGATGATTATTGGCGCCAGTCCTTCCAGTGTAGGGGGCGGAATCCGGACGACGACGCTGGCGGTCATGTTCTTGACCATCCGCGCCTTTGCCCAGGGCAAACAGCATGTCCATGTGTTTGGCAGGGAGCTGCACGATGAAGATATCAGGAAGGCGTTTATTGTCTTGTCCGTATTTATTGGCGGGCTGTTCTTGGCCGTTTTGTTCATTGCGGCGATTGAGCAGGGCAGCAATCTGGACCTGGTGGCCATTATTTTCGAGGTCAGTTCCGCTTTCGGAACCTGCGGGTTGTCTATGGGAATTACTGCTGATCTGTCGCCCTTCAGCCAGCTTATCCTCATGGTGTTGATGTTTATAGGGCGCATCGGGCTTGTGGTGCTGTTGTTCTCAATGAAGAAAACAGAGACGAAGCAGCGTTATCACTATCCCAAAGAACGGATTATTATCGGGTAGAGAGTTAAGCGGACCCGGGGATTGTGCATCCGGCGCCCCTTCTCCTTCATAGAGAGACCTTTGAATCCTTGGTAGCGGCACTGCGGGATGAGCGCAAGCAGATGAGACCGTTTTCTTGACGCTTGTCTTAAGAAGGGGTAAAATTAAACTTGTGACAGAATATAGAACAATGTGTCGAAGGGGGGACCGTCAAAATGGCAGCAAAAGGTCATTATTTTAACCGTAAGCTCCACTCATTGTTAGGTGTCATTCCGCTGGGTGTTTTCTTGTTGCAACACTTGTTTGTCAATCATTACATTCTCTACGGAACGGAATCGTTTAACCGGGCTGCACAGTTTATGGAAAACTTGCCGCTCCGCTATTTTCTGGAAGCCTTTTTTATTTTTATCCCCTTGTTGTACCATGGGGTTTACGGCTTGTATATTGCTTATCAAGCCAAACCTAATGTCTTAAATTATGGATTTTTTCGCAATGTCATGTTTCTTTTGCAACGAGTCACAGGTGTCATCTTGATCATTTTCATTGCCTGGCACGTGTGGGAAACCCGTGTGGCCGCAGCTTTCGGGGCAGAGGTAAACGCCCAGATGATGATTGATATCCTGTCTAGCCCGTTCATGGTTGCCTTTTATATTATTGGGGTGGTCTCTGCGGCGTTTCACTTTGCCAACGGCATGTGGTCTTTCTGTGTAACGTGGGGGATTACGGTTGGGCCTAAAGCACAGCGCATTTCTACATACGTGTGGATGGTTGTGTTTGTGATTCTGGCCATTGGTGGAAGCCTGATCGTATTTGAATTTGCTTCCCTGTCCTGATCGTGTGATGACTAACCTGGAGGCGATTCCATTATTATTTAAAGGGGTGAGTGACAGTTGAGTAAGCGCAAAGTGATTGTTGTCGGAGGAGGCCTGGCCGGCTTGATGGCAACGATTAAAGTAGTTGAAGCCGGAGTGCCTGTCGATTTGTTCTCGATCGTACCCGTCAAACGTTCTCACTCCGTTTGTGCCCAAGGTGGGATTAATGGGGCGGTCAACACCAAAGGTGAAGGGGACTCCCCATGGGAACACTTTGACGATACAGTATACGGAGGAGACTTTCTGGCCAACCAGCCGCCGGTTAAAGCGATGTGTGAAGCTGCGCCCGGCATTATCCATTTGATGGACCGGATGGGGGTCATGTTTAACCGTACGTCGGAAGGATTATTGGATTTCCGCCGTTTCGGCGGCACGCGTCACCATCGCACTGCTTATGCCGGTGCTACGACAGGCCAGCAACTCTTGTATGCCTTGGATGAGCAAGTGCGCCGCTGGGAAGTGAACGGACTGGTCACCAAATATGAAGGCTGGGAGTTTTTGTCTGCCGTGATTGATGAGGACCGCGTTTGCCGGGGCATTGTGGCCCAAGACTTGAAAAGCTCTGAAATCAGAGCGTTCCGGGCCGATGCGGTCATCCTGGCTACCGGTGGTCCTGGCATCATCTTTGGCAAGTCAACCAACTCCATGATTAACACCGGTTCAGCCGCCAGTGCGGTTTATCAGCAAGGGGCTTGTTATGCCAACGGTGAATTTATCCAGGTACACCCGACAGCCATCCCTGGTGACGATAAGCTGCGTTTAATGTCCGAGTCTGCCCGGGGTGAAGGCGGGCGCGTGTGGACCTACGATAAAGACGGCAAACCCTGGTACTTCTTAGAAGAGAAGTATCCTGCCTACGGTAACCTTGTACCCCGTGACATTGCCACCCGCGAGATCTTCCATGTTTGCGTCGATTTGAAACTTGGCATTAACGGGGAAAACATGGTCTATCTGGACCTTTCCCACAAGGATCCCAAAGAGCTGGATATTAAGCTGGGCGGTATTATTGAAATCTATGAAAAATTCATGGGTGAAGACCCGCGCAAAGTGCCAATGAAAATCTTCCCGGCTGTTCACTATTCCATGGGCGGGTTGTGGATTGATTACAACCATATGACCAATATCCCCGGTTTGTTTGCCTGTGGAGAGGTGGACTACCAGTATCACGGTGCCAACCGCTTGGGAGCTAACTCCCTGTTGTCCTGTATTTTTGGCGGTATGGTGGCCGGGCCCAAAGCCATTGAGTATATGAATGGCCTCAGCAAGTCTGCCGAAGATGTCTCTTCCACCATCTTTGACAGCGAGCTGAAAAGACAGCAGGAGAAATATGATAACATCCTGAAGATGGACGGCAATGAAAACGCCTATTTGTTGCATAAAGAGCTGGGAGAGTGGATGACTGACAACGTCACGGTGGTCCGCTATAATGACCGTCTGAAAAAGACAGACGAAAAAATCCAGGAGCTCATGGAACGCTATAAAAACATTAACGTGAATGACACATCCAAATGGAACAACCAAGGTGCCTCCTTCATCCGCCAGCTGTGGAACATGTTTGAACTGGCCCGTGTCATTACCCTTGGCGCGCTGAACCGCAATGAGAGCCGCGGGGCACACTATAAGCCGGAGTTTCCTGACCGGAATGATGAAGAGTGGCTGAAAACGACCAAAGCTTTCTATGATGAGTCGACTAAAGGGCCTCGCTTTGAGTATGAAGATGTGGATGTGTCGCTGATCAAACCGCGGAAGCGTGACTATACCAAAGCGAAGGAGGCGACGATGCAAAAATGAGCAAGGAAACGGTTAAGCTGATTATTAAGCGTCAGGATACGCCGGACAGCGAACCTTACGAAGAAGAGTTTGAATTGGTGAAGCGCCCCAACATGAACATCATCTCCTGTCTGATGGAGATTCAGCGCAACCCAGTCAATGCCAAAGGGGAAAAAACAACCCCTGTGGCTTGGGAGTCCAACTGTTTGGAAGAAGTGTGCGGCGCCTGCTCCATGGTGATTAACGGCAAGGCCCGGCAAGCCTGCACGGCTCTGGTTGATAAACTGGAGCAGCCGATCCGCTTGGAACCCATGTCCACTTTCCCGGTGGAACGGGACCTGATCGTCAACCGTTCCCGCATGTTTGATGCCCTGAAGCGGGTTAAAGCCTGGATTCCCATTGACGGCACCTATGATCTGGGTCCAGGTCCCCGCATGCCAGAAAAGAAGCGCCAGTGGGCCTACGAGTTGTCCAAATGCATGACCTGCGGGGTCTGCCTGGAAGCATGTCCTAACGTGAACAGCAAGTCTTCCTTTATCGGTCCGGCTCCTTTAAGCCAGGTGCGCTTGTTTAACGCCCATCCTACGGGAGAAATGAATAAGGAAGAACGCCTGGAAGCCATTATGGGCGAAGGCGGTATTCAGGAATGCGGCAACTCGCAAAACTGTGTCCAAGCTTGTCCGAAAGGAATTCCTTTAACCACATCTATCGCGGCTCTGAACAGGGAAACTACCATTTATGCCATTAAAAAGTTCCTGGATTCATAATCCATCTCCCTGCCCTGTCGAAACTATGGTTCGGCAGGGCTTTTTTGTATCAACCGGCCAAAAAGTCTTCCATTCGTTTTCCTTTGTTAGGTACAATAAATGAAAAAGCTTGTTTCTTGTCATCTGGCAGGAGGTGGTGAGCGTGATTTACCTGGCCGAAATGATGACGCCTGTAGAGAAGGGGCTCAGCTTTACATCCACTGTACGGGAAGCCCTTTGTTACATGCAACAGACACGTTTGGACACTGTACCGGTGATGGACAGCGAGGGCAAGCTGGCCGGGGTGTTTACCCGCAGCCGCTTATACGGTCTGTTGCTGGATGGCCTCAGTTTGGACGACGTGATTGGACCCTATGTACGCACAGACAACTTGGTCGCCCTGCCCAT encodes:
- the sdhB gene encoding succinate dehydrogenase iron-sulfur subunit; amino-acid sequence: MSKETVKLIIKRQDTPDSEPYEEEFELVKRPNMNIISCLMEIQRNPVNAKGEKTTPVAWESNCLEEVCGACSMVINGKARQACTALVDKLEQPIRLEPMSTFPVERDLIVNRSRMFDALKRVKAWIPIDGTYDLGPGPRMPEKKRQWAYELSKCMTCGVCLEACPNVNSKSSFIGPAPLSQVRLFNAHPTGEMNKEERLEAIMGEGGIQECGNSQNCVQACPKGIPLTTSIAALNRETTIYAIKKFLDS
- the sdhA gene encoding succinate dehydrogenase flavoprotein subunit — protein: MSKRKVIVVGGGLAGLMATIKVVEAGVPVDLFSIVPVKRSHSVCAQGGINGAVNTKGEGDSPWEHFDDTVYGGDFLANQPPVKAMCEAAPGIIHLMDRMGVMFNRTSEGLLDFRRFGGTRHHRTAYAGATTGQQLLYALDEQVRRWEVNGLVTKYEGWEFLSAVIDEDRVCRGIVAQDLKSSEIRAFRADAVILATGGPGIIFGKSTNSMINTGSAASAVYQQGACYANGEFIQVHPTAIPGDDKLRLMSESARGEGGRVWTYDKDGKPWYFLEEKYPAYGNLVPRDIATREIFHVCVDLKLGINGENMVYLDLSHKDPKELDIKLGGIIEIYEKFMGEDPRKVPMKIFPAVHYSMGGLWIDYNHMTNIPGLFACGEVDYQYHGANRLGANSLLSCIFGGMVAGPKAIEYMNGLSKSAEDVSSTIFDSELKRQQEKYDNILKMDGNENAYLLHKELGEWMTDNVTVVRYNDRLKKTDEKIQELMERYKNINVNDTSKWNNQGASFIRQLWNMFELARVITLGALNRNESRGAHYKPEFPDRNDEEWLKTTKAFYDESTKGPRFEYEDVDVSLIKPRKRDYTKAKEATMQK
- a CDS encoding succinate dehydrogenase cytochrome b558 subunit encodes the protein MAAKGHYFNRKLHSLLGVIPLGVFLLQHLFVNHYILYGTESFNRAAQFMENLPLRYFLEAFFIFIPLLYHGVYGLYIAYQAKPNVLNYGFFRNVMFLLQRVTGVILIIFIAWHVWETRVAAAFGAEVNAQMMIDILSSPFMVAFYIIGVVSAAFHFANGMWSFCVTWGITVGPKAQRISTYVWMVVFVILAIGGSLIVFEFASLS
- a CDS encoding TrkH family potassium uptake protein, whose translation is MKLNQFLSPFRVIILAYAVLILIGTVLLYLPVSHKPGVTLTLMEALFTATSAITVTGLTVVNTADSFSLFGIAVLAVIIQLGGIGIMSLGTFIWLVTGRKINLSQRMLIMVDQNQLKFSGLVHLIKNMLIIAIVIEGIGAVILGTYYLNYFDPWHEAFLQGAFASLSAFTNAGFDITGQSLIPFAHDYFVQVVTMLLIVAGAIGFPVLVELKEYLSGKHRQYRFSLFTKVAVTTYLVLLVFGAVSIWLLERGHYYAGMAWHQQLFFSLFNSVTARSAGLATMDIAQYSVATLLLISGLMIIGASPSSVGGGIRTTTLAVMFLTIRAFAQGKQHVHVFGRELHDEDIRKAFIVLSVFIGGLFLAVLFIAAIEQGSNLDLVAIIFEVSSAFGTCGLSMGITADLSPFSQLILMVLMFIGRIGLVVLLFSMKKTETKQRYHYPKERIIIG